The Candidatus Methylomirabilis lanthanidiphila genome includes the window GCTCACTGCTCAGTTGGGGCCGCCCTAGCCTGTCTGTCGCCGACCCGTCACCTCCAGTACACGCCGGCCGTCTTCGATGAGAACCGCAATCCGATAGGATCGGCGGAGCCAATAGAGGTCCGGCGTGATTGGGCGCTGGCCGGTTTGGCCCCGAAATCCCCGGAGTAAGGTTGGGGCGCATGATGGTGGAGCGGCGGGTGATCGATCTGAAGCTGTTATATGGCGAGCAGGCGAAGCTGGCGGAGCTTCAGGGCTACGTTGAGCAGGCGCTGACTCTGGCGGGGGAGGGGAACGAAGTGGTCCTGACTGGGCGTGCGCCCGTGTGGCTCTACCTGAAAATCGCACATGCGCTGCACGGCAAGGCGCGGCGGCTGATCTACACCTCGCCGGTGACGGGCGAGGTCGTCATCTTCGACCATGACCCGTTCTGAGGAGGGATCGGATGCAAGATTTACGATTGAAAAGGGAAGAAGGGGCAGGTCGAACGGAACGTAAAGGGATTCATGACTGGCGAGATATTTCCAGAACGGCGGCGAATGCGGCAGGCGACACGATGGGGATGCCTTCGTAGCGTTCAAGGGTGAGCAGGTCGTCGTCTCCGCTGACGACATAGTCGGCGTTGGCCTCTTTGGCGCAGGCGAGGATGGGGTCATCGTCGGCGTCGCGGGCGGTGGGCGAGATCGCCAGGGTCCCCGTCATGAGGAGGGCGCGATGCGAGAAAAGCTGCACCAGGTCGACAATGTCCTGGCGGGTCAGGCCATACGTCCGCGCGATCTTGGGGGCACTGAGCACTCGCTGGACCTCGTGCAGGATGCCGGGTGAGATCACCAGATCCCACTCGCGCGCCCGCCATGCGCTCAGGAGCCGGGACGGTATGCCTCTGTCGCTGATAACCCCGCTGACGATGACGTTGGTGTCGAGGACCGCCCTAAGCACGCTTTCGACTCTTGGTCCGGTATGTGGCTCGCGTCTCGGCGATGGCCGCCGCCACATCCTGTCGGACCTGGTCGAGGTCTTTGTCCCTGTTCTTCGCCCAGATCCCGTCCAAGACTTTGAAGGGCGCCTCC containing:
- a CDS encoding PilT protein domain-containing protein — protein: MLRAVLDTNVIVSGVISDRGIPSRLLSAWRAREWDLVISPGILHEVQRVLSAPKIARTYGLTRQDIVDLVQLFSHRALLMTGTLAISPTARDADDDPILACAKEANADYVVSGDDDLLTLERYEGIPIVSPAAFAAVLEISRQS
- a CDS encoding CRISPR-associated protein (Cas_csx3); protein product: MMVERRVIDLKLLYGEQAKLAELQGYVEQALTLAGEGNEVVLTGRAPVWLYLKIAHALHGKARRLIYTSPVTGEVVIFDHDPF